A genomic region of Stenotrophomonas sp. NA06056 contains the following coding sequences:
- the lepA gene encoding translation elongation factor 4 has translation MRNIRNFSIIAHVDHGKSTLADRIIQLCGGLQAREMEAQVLDSNPIERERGITIKAQSVSLPYVAKDGQTYHLNFIDTPGHVDFSYEVSRSLAACEGALLVVDAAQGVEAQSVANCYTAVEQGLEVVPVINKIDLPTADIERAKAEIEAVIGIDAADAVPVSAKTGLNVQDVLEAIVHRIPAPVPRDTDKLQALIIDSWFDNYLGVVSLVRVMQGEIKAGDKLQVMSTGRNHQVDNVGVFTPKRKVLPALRAGEVGWVTASIKDVHGAPVGDTLTLAGDPAPKPLPGFQEMQPRVFAGLFPVDAEDYPDLREALDKLRLNDAALRFEPESSEAMGFGFRCGFLGMLHMEIVQERLEREYNLDLISTAPTVIYEVLKTDGTIVNMDNPAKLPPVNHVQEIREPIIRANVLTPEEYIGNIIKLCEEKRGSQLGINYLGSQVQISYELPMAEVVLDFFDKLKSVSRGYASLDYHFVRFDAGPFVRVDVLINGDKVDALSLIVHRSHADRRGRELCEKMKDLIPRQQFDVAIQAAVGSQIISRTTVKAMRKNVLAKCYGGDVSRKKKLLEKQKEGKKRMKQVGRVEIPQEAFLAVLQMDNK, from the coding sequence ATGCGGAACATCCGCAACTTCTCCATCATCGCCCACGTCGACCACGGCAAGTCCACGCTGGCCGACCGCATCATCCAGCTCTGTGGCGGCCTCCAGGCCCGCGAGATGGAAGCGCAGGTGCTCGACTCCAACCCGATCGAGCGCGAGCGTGGCATCACCATCAAGGCGCAGTCGGTGTCGCTGCCGTACGTGGCGAAGGACGGCCAGACCTACCACCTGAACTTCATCGACACGCCCGGCCACGTCGACTTCTCCTATGAAGTCAGCCGCTCGCTGGCCGCCTGCGAAGGCGCGCTGCTGGTGGTCGATGCGGCGCAGGGTGTGGAGGCGCAGTCGGTGGCCAACTGCTACACCGCCGTGGAGCAGGGGCTGGAAGTGGTGCCGGTCATCAACAAGATCGACCTGCCCACCGCCGATATCGAGCGTGCCAAGGCCGAAATCGAGGCCGTCATCGGCATCGATGCCGCCGACGCCGTGCCGGTCAGCGCCAAGACCGGCCTGAACGTGCAGGACGTGCTGGAAGCCATCGTCCATCGCATCCCGGCCCCGGTGCCGCGCGATACCGACAAGCTGCAGGCGCTGATCATCGACTCCTGGTTCGACAACTACCTGGGCGTGGTCTCGCTGGTGCGCGTGATGCAGGGCGAGATCAAGGCCGGCGACAAGCTGCAGGTCATGTCCACCGGCCGCAACCACCAGGTCGACAACGTCGGTGTGTTCACCCCGAAGCGCAAGGTGCTGCCGGCACTGCGCGCGGGCGAGGTGGGCTGGGTCACCGCCAGCATCAAGGACGTGCACGGCGCTCCGGTCGGCGACACGCTCACTTTGGCCGGCGACCCGGCACCGAAGCCGCTGCCGGGCTTCCAGGAAATGCAGCCGCGCGTGTTCGCCGGCCTGTTCCCGGTCGATGCCGAGGACTACCCGGATCTGCGCGAAGCGCTGGACAAGCTGCGCCTGAACGATGCTGCGCTGCGCTTCGAGCCGGAAAGCTCCGAGGCGATGGGCTTCGGTTTCCGCTGCGGCTTCCTCGGCATGCTGCACATGGAAATCGTGCAGGAGCGCCTGGAACGCGAATACAACCTGGACCTGATCAGCACCGCGCCGACGGTGATCTATGAAGTCCTGAAGACCGACGGCACCATCGTCAACATGGACAACCCGGCCAAGCTGCCGCCGGTCAACCATGTGCAGGAGATCCGCGAGCCGATCATCCGCGCCAACGTGCTCACCCCCGAGGAGTACATCGGCAACATCATCAAGCTGTGCGAAGAAAAGCGCGGCAGCCAGCTCGGCATCAACTACCTGGGCAGCCAGGTGCAGATCAGCTACGAGCTGCCGATGGCCGAAGTGGTGCTGGACTTCTTCGACAAGCTGAAATCGGTCAGCCGCGGCTATGCCTCGCTGGACTACCACTTCGTCCGCTTCGATGCCGGCCCGTTCGTGCGCGTGGACGTGCTGATCAACGGTGACAAGGTCGACGCCCTGTCGCTGATCGTGCACCGCAGCCATGCCGATCGTCGTGGCCGCGAGCTGTGCGAGAAGATGAAGGACCTGATCCCGCGCCAGCAGTTCGATGTCGCCATCCAGGCCGCCGTCGGCTCGCAGATCATCTCGCGCACCACGGTCAAGGCCATGCGCAAGAACGTTCTGGCCAAGTGCTATGGTGGCGACGTTTCGCGCAAGAAGAAGCTTCTGGAAAAGCAGAAGGAAGGCAAGAAGCGCATGAAGCAGGTCGGCCGCGTGGAAATTCCGCAGGAAGCTTTCCTGGCCGTGCTGCAGATGGACAACAAATAA
- the lepB gene encoding signal peptidase I: protein MKLFEILLVVLTLASGLILLADKLYLAKRRAQRAGLLDTEPVLVDYSRAFFPVLAIVLIVRSFIAEPYKIPSSSMMPNLLIGDFILVNKFSYGLRLPITNTRFVPVGDPARGDVVVFHFPGHGDNDPAKGENFIKRVIGVPGDTVVFEGDGVILNGEPLKYDNKGIYAGHKGQGEGANLLVEHLPGRTHTVLETDYPRGQGQWTVPAGKYLVMGDNRDNSDDGRFWGLLPEENLRGKAFLIWLNCQGWFCKDGFEPSRIGSSIN from the coding sequence ATGAAACTGTTTGAGATCCTCCTGGTCGTGCTGACCCTAGCCTCCGGCCTGATCCTGCTGGCCGACAAGCTGTACCTGGCCAAGCGTCGCGCCCAGCGCGCCGGCCTGCTCGACACCGAGCCGGTGCTGGTGGACTACTCGCGTGCGTTCTTCCCGGTGCTGGCGATCGTGCTGATCGTGCGCAGCTTCATCGCCGAGCCGTACAAGATCCCGTCCAGCTCGATGATGCCGAACCTGCTGATCGGCGATTTCATCCTGGTCAACAAGTTCTCCTATGGCCTGCGCCTGCCGATCACCAACACCCGCTTCGTGCCGGTCGGCGATCCGGCCCGTGGTGACGTGGTGGTGTTCCACTTCCCCGGCCATGGCGACAACGACCCGGCCAAGGGCGAGAACTTCATCAAGCGCGTGATCGGCGTGCCGGGCGACACCGTCGTGTTCGAAGGCGACGGCGTGATCCTCAACGGCGAGCCGCTGAAGTACGACAACAAGGGCATCTACGCCGGCCACAAGGGCCAGGGCGAGGGCGCCAACCTGCTGGTCGAGCACTTGCCGGGCCGTACCCACACCGTGCTGGAGACCGACTATCCGCGTGGCCAGGGCCAGTGGACCGTGCCGGCCGGCAAGTACCTGGTGATGGGCGATAATCGCGACAACAGCGACGACGGCCGTTTCTGGGGCCTGCTGCCGGAAGAGAATCTGCGCGGCAAGGCCTTCCTGATCTGGCTGAACTGTCAGGGCTGGTTCTGCAAGGACGGCTTCGAACCGTCGCGGATCGGTTCGAGCATCAACTGA
- a CDS encoding DUF4845 domain-containing protein, translated as MKTMNTQRGMTLTSFLVVLIVVGFFLYVGMKLFPMYQEYYAVRSAMKSLANEPGVGSMEPARIQSMFFKRLDMNYSDSLKPADVKFDRRDNGWTLKVNYEVRRPLVGNLDVVGKFDSSQDLTRSGAE; from the coding sequence ATGAAGACGATGAACACGCAGCGCGGCATGACCCTGACTTCGTTCCTGGTTGTCCTGATCGTGGTTGGCTTCTTCCTGTACGTCGGCATGAAGCTGTTCCCGATGTACCAGGAGTACTACGCAGTGCGTTCGGCGATGAAGAGCCTGGCCAACGAGCCCGGCGTGGGCAGCATGGAGCCGGCACGCATCCAGTCGATGTTCTTCAAGCGCCTGGACATGAACTACTCCGACAGCCTGAAGCCGGCCGACGTCAAGTTCGACCGTCGCGACAATGGCTGGACCCTCAAGGTCAACTACGAAGTGCGCCGCCCGCTGGTCGGCAACCTGGATGTGGTTGGCAAATTCGATTCTTCCCAGGACCTGACCCGTAGCGGTGCCGAATAA
- the rnc gene encoding ribonuclease III — translation MPNKSFQREDLIGHAFRDPDLLKQALTHRSAGAPHNERLEFLGDSIVNMMVAEALYLRWPKADEGAMTRARAELVREGALAVIARALQLGDRLTMGPGEMKSGGHRRDSTLADAFEAVVAAIYLDVGFDACRAKVLPWFAASMEALPATGRPEKDPKTRLQEWLQGRQKALPQYELVSESGDDHAKHFRVRCNVADPAASTEGEGSSRRIAEQQAAAAVLEQLDSK, via the coding sequence GTGCCGAATAAATCTTTCCAACGTGAAGACCTGATCGGTCACGCCTTCCGCGATCCAGACCTGCTCAAGCAGGCGCTGACCCATCGCAGTGCGGGCGCGCCGCATAACGAGCGGCTGGAGTTCCTTGGCGACAGCATCGTCAACATGATGGTCGCCGAGGCGTTGTACCTGCGCTGGCCCAAGGCGGACGAAGGCGCGATGACCCGCGCCCGCGCCGAGCTGGTGCGCGAGGGTGCGCTGGCGGTGATCGCACGTGCCCTGCAGCTGGGTGACCGGCTGACGATGGGGCCTGGCGAAATGAAGTCCGGCGGCCATCGCCGCGACTCGACCCTGGCCGATGCCTTCGAGGCGGTGGTCGCTGCGATCTACCTGGATGTGGGTTTTGACGCCTGCCGGGCGAAGGTGCTGCCCTGGTTCGCTGCCTCGATGGAGGCGCTGCCGGCCACCGGACGACCGGAGAAGGACCCCAAGACCCGCCTGCAGGAATGGCTGCAGGGCCGACAGAAGGCGTTGCCACAGTACGAGCTGGTGTCAGAATCCGGTGACGACCACGCCAAACACTTCCGGGTACGCTGCAACGTAGCCGACCCCGCCGCCAGCACCGAGGGCGAAGGCTCCTCGCGGCGGATTGCCGAACAACAAGCGGCTGCGGCCGTCCTTGAACAACTGGATTCCAAGTGA